Part of the Streptomyces antimycoticus genome, CAGAATCCTGGCGTCACTGCGCCAGGCGGCCGACACCGGTGAGCGCAGCATCGTAGCGTTGCAACGCCACGACAGGGAGGACCCCGATCAGCCCGGAGTGTGGCACGAGCGGTACTTCAACATGACCAACATTCCTGTGTTCGGACCGGATGGGCGGGTGGCGTTGCTGCTGCACCGGGCGGAGGACGTCACCGAGCTCATCCGCGCCCGGGAAGTCGCGCTGACCTTGCAGGAAGCCATGCTGCCCGCTCCCCGGCCGGTCGGCCGGCATCCGGCGGCCGTACGCTACCGGCCCGCCGCCGAAGCGCTGAACGTGGCCGGCGACTGGTACGACCTGGTTGATCTGCCCGGCGACCGCATCTCCGTCGCTGTCGGCGACGTCGTCGGCCACGGCCTGGCCGCCGCCGGCGTCATGGGACAACTGCGCAGCGCCCTCACCGCCGCCTCCCTCGTCGCCGAAGGACCCGCCCGCGCCCTGGAAGTCCTCGGGCTGTACGCCCGCACCATCGACGGCGCCGAGAACACCACCGTGGCCACGGCATTCGTCGACTGGGAGACCCGCACCATCACCTACAGCAGCGCCGGCCACCCCCCGCCCGGGCTCCTGCAGAGGGACGGGACCGTCCAGTTCCTGGACCAGGCCACCGACCCGCCACTGGCCGCCCGCCCTCAGCACGCCCCCCGGGTCCAGGCCGTCACGGCCTTCCGCGAGGGCGCCGTTCTCGTGCTCTACACCGACGGCCTGATCGAACGCCGCCGCGAGGACATCGACACCGGCCTCGCCCGGCTCGCCGACTCCCTGGCCCGCCACCGGGCGGAGGAGCCCGAAGCCGTCGCTGACGCCGTGCTCGACGACCTGCTCCCACCTGGTGGCGCCACCGACGACACCGCCCTGGTCATCGTGCGCCTGTGAACCCGGCCCGCTGCGTTCGCCTCACGCCTCGGCCCGTTGGGTGATGGCTGCCTCGGTGCGGTCTCCCAGGAACTCGTACCACCGGCGTTCCAGACAGACCTAGCGCACGTCCGCCTCGACGAGGCTGAGGAAACCCGCCACGGTATCGGTGAGACGTCGCCGCAGCCCGGGGTCGGCCAGCGTTCCGTCCTCGGTGAAGGCCTGGTAGCTGTTGGCCACACTGAACATGTCCGGGTAGACGCGGGTGCCCAGGTGTTCCAGGGGGATCCTCAGGGCCCACAGCCCGCGGTTGCCGCCCACCAGGGACGGCGAGGCGGACACGAGCAGCGCGTGCTTGGTCTTGAACGGCTGCGGCCGGACACGGGAGACCCAGTCGATCGCGTTCTTCAGTACTCCCGGCACGGAGGCGTAGTACTCCGGCGAGGAGATGACGAAGGCGTCACTCCGGTCGAGTCGGTCGCGCAGGGCGAGGGCGCCGCGCGGCAGCCCCTCGCGGGCCTCCATGTCGCCGTCGTACAAGGGCATGTCGAAGTCGCGCATGGCGGCGAGGTCGACGGTGGCACCGGTGTCGGAGATGAGCCGGGCCACGAGTGAGGCGAGGCGGGCGTTGGCCGAATCGGCCCGCAGCGCCGCACCGAAGACCAGGAATCGCAGCGGTCCGGGAGACGCGTCCGTGGCATGGGTCCGTCCTCTTGTCGTGGGTACGCCCTTCCGACGAGGCGGCCCCGATGACCAGTGTGGTTCCGCGAGGGCCGACGCGCGACCGACAGCCCACCGGCCGGACCGATGGTTCGGCACCCGCAGAGGTACGACGCGTACTCCGTGTACACGAACACAGTGGGGCCAGAGGCCCGAACAGCCCCTGTGACTTCGAAAGGAAACTGCTCAAGCAGCGTAGTTCCCCGAGCCGCCCCCGCCGGGAGAGCTTAGCCCCGGCAGGGGCGGCCCCAGTTCCAAGTACCTATGAGTGTCTCTGGCTACGGGCGCTCAGCTCCTGATATGCGAGTCAGCCGAGAACTCATTGCCGACTTCCGGCCATGAGCATCGTCATCCGGGCATCCGGGCCAAGGGCTGGTTCACAGCACTTTCCCACGCCGAGGCAACGGTGCTTCACCCGCAGTCAGTTGTGTGTGAACCCTCACGGCTACGATGCCGGGCTCGCTGGCGTCCGCGGCCATGCTGGAGAGGCTGCGTACACTCGGTGCCGCCGCCTCGGGGATCCCATCCTGGCTGGAGGAGTGCTCGGAGCTGTACCGGTCGCGCTGGCGGGCAAGTACGTCCTGCTGGTGCTCGACAACGCGGCCACCGCGGGGCAGGTCCGCCCGCTGCTGTAGACACCGTCGGCTGCTTGACGGTGTGCCGTGGCCGGAGTCGGCGTCTCGGCACAGGTCTGGCGGGAGTCGGGGCCGGCGGCTCCTCGGACCCGCTCGAGCTTGGCGCGTGGCGCCGACTTGATCTGCGTGGTGCCGGTGGGGGAGGGAGGCGGCCTCCCGTGGTGCCCCTCCGGGGGAGGCTTCGCAGGTCGCATGCTGCGGGGGCTGAGGCCCGGCCGGCGGGAGGGGCGAGCCGGTGGGGGCGGCCAGGTCGTGGTGCACGATGGTCAAGCTTCCGCCGTTCACCGTCATATGGCTTGTCATCGGGACGATGTGCACCGGTCGGCCACCGCGTCGGCGTGCCCGAACGTGTGCGGGGCCGGGGCTGCGCCGGCATCTGTGGGGGAGCGGGTGTGGCTGCGCGTGCGGCCCCGAGCGCTCAGCGGGATGTGGGGAAACGCAGGTCCGGACCGGCCGGCGCCTCGGCCGTGTCCGGCCAGCGGGTTGTGATGACCTTGCCCCGCGTGTAGAAGTGTATGGCTTCGCTGCCGTACATGCGGTGGTCGCCGAAGGCGGAGTCTTTCCAGCCCCCGAAGGAGTGGTGGCCCACCGGCACCGGCATCGGTACGTTCACGCCGACCATGCCGGTCTCGACCTCCAGCTGGAACCGGCGGGCCGCGCCGCCGTCGCGGGTGAAGATCGAGCTGGCGTTGCCGAACGGGGAACCGTTGATGACGCGCATGGCCTCCTCGTAGGTCCCCGCGCGGAGCACACACAGGACCGGGCCGAAAATCTCGTTCCGGTAGGCCTCCGAGTCGGTGCTGACCTTGTCCAGAAGCGAGATGCCCATCCAGTGCCCGTTCTCGAGGCCGTCGACGGTGAAGTCCCTGCCGTCGAGCACCACGTCGGCTCCCTGGGCGGCCGCGCCCGCGACATAGTTGGCCACCTCGTCGCGATGTGTCTTGGTGACGAGCGGGCCCATCTGGGAGGTCGGGTCATTGCCC contains:
- a CDS encoding PP2C family protein-serine/threonine phosphatase, whose amino-acid sequence is MKVPAIDYAAVFQALPGAVALVTPQLVYADANAEFLRLRGLPREQVIGHFVPEDHPEKARAEPLLLRILASLRQAADTGERSIVALQRHDREDPDQPGVWHERYFNMTNIPVFGPDGRVALLLHRAEDVTELIRAREVALTLQEAMLPAPRPVGRHPAAVRYRPAAEALNVAGDWYDLVDLPGDRISVAVGDVVGHGLAAAGVMGQLRSALTAASLVAEGPARALEVLGLYARTIDGAENTTVATAFVDWETRTITYSSAGHPPPGLLQRDGTVQFLDQATDPPLAARPQHAPRVQAVTAFREGAVLVLYTDGLIERRREDIDTGLARLADSLARHRAEEPEAVADAVLDDLLPPGGATDDTALVIVRL
- a CDS encoding NADPH-dependent FMN reductase — translated: MRFLVFGAALRADSANARLASLVARLISDTGATVDLAAMRDFDMPLYDGDMEAREGLPRGALALRDRLDRSDAFVISSPEYYASVPGVLKNAIDWVSRVRPQPFKTKHALLVSASPSLVGGNRGLWALRIPLEHLGTRVYPDMFSVANSYQAFTEDGTLADPGLRRRLTDTVAGFLSLVEADVR